The following coding sequences are from one Seonamhaeicola sp. ML3 window:
- a CDS encoding TonB-dependent siderophore receptor, translated as MKFFCSIFFFLAFLNIQAQNIKVLNNITKEPIVNVAIYNIDKSKSIVTNFRGEADISEFTDTEFIYFKHLSHIQKKLTKQELGTLKIIYLESNTQGLNQIVISASKFEQHKKDIPQKIVNINAKDVLFTNPQTSADLLERTGNVFIQKSQLGGGSPMIRGFSTNRLLITVDGVRINNAIFRGGNLHNVIAIDPFSIQNTEVTLGAGSVIYGSDAIGGVMSFYTQKPQLSYNDSLITQANIITRYASANNEKTGHFDIGFGLKKWGFKTQITYSEFGDLKMGKHGPNDYLRPEFVITNATGDQVIANNDWRDQKFTGYNQLNLMQKFVYEPVKNLSFDLGLYFSSTSDIPRYDRLVRYNNDNNLRSAEWNYGPQQWFMSNFQVTKLSSRSNLYDKIKTTVSFQNFKESRKDRNYQSQIRNIREESVNAYSFNLDLEKRLSHKIQFFYGAEYVYNKVKSLGLEENISTNETATAVSRYPNGSSWQSAAVYGSIKYKPNPKFVFQSGLRLNHVASRADFTGNNVFLNLPFNSSKNDASALTGTAGISWSPNPTIQWKLNASSAFRAPNIDDIGKVFDSEPGAVVIPNEFLRPEYAYGGELGLKLDFNNKLVLDMSSYYTYLDNALVRRNYSLNGANEIIYDGELSTVQAIQNASKAWIYGFEVGLKMTISNYLNLTSQYSIIGGTEDAGAIEVPIRHVAPNFGNTHLVWSNKSLKIDAFLNYNDELSFNQLAPSEIQKDYIYAKDANGNPYSPSWYTLNLRGQYQLTPFTSLMISLENITNQRYRTYSSGITAPGRNLILSLKYVL; from the coding sequence ATGAAGTTTTTTTGTTCCATTTTCTTCTTTTTGGCTTTTTTAAATATTCAGGCTCAAAACATTAAAGTTCTAAACAATATTACCAAAGAGCCTATTGTTAATGTGGCCATTTACAATATCGATAAGTCTAAAAGTATTGTAACTAATTTTAGAGGCGAGGCAGATATTAGCGAATTTACAGATACCGAGTTTATTTACTTTAAACACTTATCGCACATCCAAAAAAAGCTAACCAAACAAGAATTAGGGACTCTTAAAATAATATACCTAGAATCGAATACTCAAGGGCTAAACCAGATTGTAATTTCGGCTTCAAAATTTGAACAGCATAAAAAAGATATCCCACAAAAAATCGTAAACATCAATGCAAAAGATGTACTGTTTACGAACCCTCAAACAAGTGCAGATTTATTAGAAAGAACAGGAAACGTTTTTATTCAGAAAAGCCAACTTGGCGGGGGAAGTCCCATGATAAGGGGATTCTCTACAAATAGACTTTTAATTACAGTTGATGGCGTTAGAATTAACAATGCCATATTTAGAGGTGGCAATCTACATAATGTAATTGCCATCGACCCTTTTTCAATTCAAAATACCGAAGTCACTCTTGGAGCTGGCTCGGTAATTTATGGTAGTGATGCCATTGGAGGTGTAATGAGTTTTTACACCCAAAAACCACAATTATCCTATAACGATTCATTAATTACCCAAGCCAATATAATAACACGATATGCCAGTGCAAACAATGAAAAAACAGGACACTTCGATATTGGTTTTGGTTTAAAAAAATGGGGCTTTAAAACACAAATTACCTATTCAGAATTTGGAGACTTAAAAATGGGTAAGCATGGACCAAATGATTATTTGAGACCGGAATTTGTGATTACTAATGCTACTGGTGATCAAGTAATTGCAAATAACGATTGGCGAGATCAAAAGTTCACAGGTTACAACCAACTTAATTTAATGCAAAAGTTTGTTTATGAACCCGTAAAAAACCTAAGCTTTGATTTAGGCCTCTATTTTTCCTCAACATCAGATATCCCAAGATACGACCGACTTGTTAGGTACAATAATGACAATAATTTACGTTCTGCAGAATGGAATTATGGTCCCCAACAATGGTTTATGTCTAATTTCCAAGTAACCAAACTAAGCAGCCGCTCTAACCTTTATGATAAAATTAAAACCACGGTATCCTTTCAAAATTTTAAGGAAAGTAGAAAGGATAGAAATTATCAATCGCAAATCCGTAATATAAGAGAAGAATCTGTTAATGCTTATTCCTTTAATCTAGACCTGGAAAAAAGATTAAGTCATAAAATCCAATTTTTTTACGGTGCCGAATATGTGTATAACAAAGTAAAGTCTCTGGGTCTAGAAGAAAACATCTCTACTAATGAGACTGCAACAGCTGTGTCTCGATACCCAAATGGATCTAGTTGGCAATCTGCCGCAGTTTATGGAAGTATTAAATATAAGCCTAACCCTAAGTTCGTTTTTCAATCTGGACTTCGATTAAATCATGTTGCCTCAAGGGCAGATTTCACTGGCAATAACGTTTTTTTAAACCTACCTTTCAACAGTTCAAAAAATGACGCAAGCGCACTAACCGGAACTGCGGGAATTAGCTGGAGTCCTAATCCTACCATTCAATGGAAACTTAATGCATCGTCTGCCTTTAGAGCTCCAAATATTGACGATATAGGTAAAGTATTCGATTCAGAACCAGGCGCTGTTGTTATCCCCAATGAGTTTTTAAGACCTGAATATGCTTATGGAGGAGAACTCGGATTAAAGCTAGACTTTAATAATAAACTTGTTCTGGACATGAGCTCATACTATACCTATCTAGACAATGCTCTTGTAAGACGAAATTACTCCCTAAATGGAGCAAATGAAATTATTTACGATGGAGAACTAAGTACTGTACAAGCCATTCAAAATGCTTCTAAGGCTTGGATTTATGGTTTTGAAGTAGGGTTAAAAATGACCATTAGCAATTATCTTAATTTAACATCGCAATACAGTATTATTGGAGGCACAGAAGATGCTGGGGCCATTGAAGTACCCATTAGGCACGTCGCACCTAATTTTGGAAACACGCACCTTGTTTGGAGCAACAAATCGCTTAAAATTGATGCCTTCTTAAATTATAATGATGAACTGAGCTTTAACCAGCTTGCGCCATCTGAAATTCAGAAAGATTATATTTACGCTAAAGATGCAAACGGGAACCCTTACAGCCCATCTTGGTATACCCTAAACCTTAGAGGTCAGTATCAGCTCACGCCTTTTACCTCACTCATGATTTCACTTGAAAATATCACCAACCAAAGGTATAGAACCTACTCATCGGGTATTACTGCCCCGGGCAGAAACCTAATTCTATCCTTAAAATATGTACTATAA
- a CDS encoding sugar-transfer associated ATP-grasp domain-containing protein, with translation MPAKHNRLKVFLKHPNKKSFFKMIFEATVLLFKKKEIPFYYFKYLYRKDAIDYKDHLSLGEQRLLQYHPKIHNPEILSVIDNKLFFSLTSKENGIRTPKLLGYNFKSTYTRNNKTYHISDIKTLINFFEDIFEKDKVDAVFVRPPSDYGGKGCFKIEKSNYRKTIEKDFHLLVNKNFVFTEVIKQHESINKIHPNSINTLRIVTLITAKGTVEIISAFMRFGVGDSIVDNASSGGFFVGINIKTGTLQSQGHYLPEFGGEQINKHPDSGYEFKDFKIPFFKEACEATINAVETLPNRFIGWDIAITPKGPLVIESNGQPHLQISNIVTGGLLKNKHVKDLLLEIK, from the coding sequence ATGCCAGCAAAACACAATAGACTCAAAGTTTTTTTAAAACACCCCAATAAAAAGAGTTTTTTTAAAATGATTTTTGAAGCTACTGTTTTGCTTTTCAAGAAGAAAGAAATACCTTTTTATTATTTTAAATATCTCTACAGGAAAGATGCAATAGATTATAAAGACCACTTGAGTCTTGGAGAGCAAAGGTTATTACAATACCATCCTAAAATCCATAATCCAGAAATTCTAAGTGTAATCGACAACAAACTTTTCTTTTCATTAACAAGCAAAGAAAACGGCATAAGAACTCCAAAACTGTTAGGTTATAACTTTAAATCTACCTACACTCGAAATAACAAAACATACCATATTAGTGATATAAAAACTTTAATTAACTTTTTTGAAGATATTTTTGAAAAGGATAAAGTTGATGCCGTTTTTGTAAGACCTCCATCGGACTATGGAGGTAAAGGTTGTTTTAAAATTGAAAAAAGCAATTATAGAAAAACTATAGAAAAAGACTTTCACCTACTGGTCAATAAAAACTTTGTATTTACAGAAGTTATAAAGCAACATGAATCCATAAATAAAATCCACCCCAATTCCATAAACACTTTAAGAATAGTCACCTTAATAACTGCTAAAGGAACTGTAGAAATTATAAGTGCTTTTATGAGATTTGGAGTTGGTGATAGTATAGTGGATAATGCATCTTCTGGTGGCTTTTTTGTTGGTATAAACATTAAAACTGGAACACTACAATCCCAGGGACATTACTTGCCTGAATTTGGTGGTGAGCAAATCAACAAACACCCAGATAGTGGTTATGAGTTTAAAGACTTTAAAATTCCTTTTTTTAAAGAAGCATGTGAAGCAACAATAAATGCAGTTGAAACACTACCCAATCGTTTTATCGGATGGGATATTGCAATTACACCAAAAGGACCTTTAGTAATAGAGTCTAATGGGCAACCTCATCTTCAAATTAGTAACATCGTAACGGGTGGACTATTAAAAAACAAGCATGTAAAAGATTTATTATTGGAAATAAAATAA
- a CDS encoding two-component regulator propeller domain-containing protein translates to MKKVRSTLLFLFLTLVVSSQDFSSKWTGHFSYFEITEITTGGDKIYAAADNAVFSYDTLTNTIEEFNTINGLSGESISTLYYSETYELLIIGYENGLIEIFFDNGDDVLSVVDIIEKTTIPPTSKRINHFFSYENVIYISTNFGISVFDLEKMEFGDTYIIGDNGSQIPVNQTVVFNNTIYAACPNGNGLRKAQVDNPNLINFQNWQVLFPGSFLFLEANSNQLFTINTNRNVYDITNETLNQLFSYPDVPLSLKASEEYITVTTRNTGYVYDSNLNLINEIPVVSDYLTQYVSTLVVNENIYIGTTDFGLLKTSINNPISFESIHPDGPLMNIPFSLQTDSEGVWVTYGEYDIFYNPYPLNDRGFSRLKNGEWLNTPYSDVIEAKCLNNIAINPNNNNQAFISSFFSGLLEVNEDIPTNLFNEQNSGLESLILPNDPNYVDIRVGASAFDNSGVLWVTTGLVDNHLKSYNPRNNQWQSFSLDEIITDPFDNNGFGDIVISEDGTKWLGSYEFGLIGFSNTGNTQIKNLATEEQNMPTEYVKALALDNRNNLWIGTLEGLRVLFNTSNFFEDENTRVENIIIEEDGIAKELLFQQFITDIKVDGSNNKWVGTADSGLFYFSPNGQNTIFHFTKNNSPLPSDAINDISLDDANGIVYIATSKGLVSFKSGGSNPFEDLTNAYAYPNPVRPGFNIVDDRVKIKDISENVNIKITDIEGNLVAEAQSRVNQRYRGFNLEIDGGTAFWNGKNLANNVVASGVYLIMLSDLDTLETRVIKLMVVR, encoded by the coding sequence ATGAAAAAAGTACGCTCTACGCTTTTATTCCTTTTCTTAACCTTGGTAGTTTCTAGTCAGGACTTTTCCTCTAAATGGACTGGTCATTTTTCTTATTTCGAGATAACCGAAATCACAACTGGTGGAGATAAAATTTATGCTGCCGCAGATAATGCTGTTTTTAGCTATGATACTCTAACGAATACCATTGAAGAATTCAATACCATAAATGGCCTGTCTGGAGAAAGTATATCTACATTATACTATAGTGAGACTTATGAATTACTCATTATAGGATACGAAAACGGTTTAATAGAAATCTTTTTCGATAATGGTGATGATGTTTTATCTGTTGTAGATATTATTGAAAAAACTACCATACCTCCAACCAGTAAAAGAATAAATCACTTTTTTTCTTATGAAAACGTTATTTATATATCTACCAACTTTGGGATTTCTGTTTTCGATTTGGAAAAAATGGAATTTGGCGATACCTACATCATTGGCGATAACGGAAGCCAAATACCAGTAAATCAAACCGTGGTTTTTAATAATACTATTTACGCTGCTTGTCCCAATGGAAATGGTCTTAGAAAGGCCCAAGTAGACAACCCTAATTTGATTAATTTTCAAAATTGGCAAGTACTCTTCCCTGGTAGCTTTCTTTTTTTAGAAGCTAATAGCAATCAGTTATTTACTATAAATACAAACCGAAACGTTTACGATATTACCAATGAAACCTTAAACCAACTTTTTTCGTATCCAGACGTTCCTTTAAGCTTAAAAGCATCAGAGGAGTATATAACTGTAACAACCAGAAATACAGGTTATGTTTATGATTCCAACTTAAATCTCATTAACGAAATACCTGTTGTCTCAGATTATTTAACCCAATATGTTTCAACATTAGTGGTTAATGAAAATATATACATAGGAACTACAGACTTTGGACTCTTAAAAACAAGTATAAATAACCCCATTTCTTTTGAGAGTATTCATCCAGATGGTCCTCTAATGAACATCCCATTTTCATTACAAACAGACAGCGAGGGTGTTTGGGTTACCTATGGAGAATACGATATTTTTTATAATCCATACCCATTAAACGATAGAGGTTTTAGTCGGCTTAAAAATGGGGAATGGTTAAACACACCTTATAGTGATGTCATTGAGGCTAAATGCCTTAACAATATTGCTATAAATCCTAACAATAACAACCAAGCCTTTATTAGTTCATTCTTTAGTGGCCTACTTGAAGTAAATGAAGATATTCCTACCAACCTTTTTAATGAACAAAATAGTGGCTTAGAATCTTTAATATTGCCTAATGACCCCAACTATGTAGATATAAGAGTTGGTGCGTCTGCATTTGATAATAGTGGTGTTTTATGGGTTACTACAGGGTTAGTTGACAACCACCTTAAGTCCTACAACCCAAGAAACAACCAGTGGCAGTCCTTTTCCTTAGATGAAATAATCACAGATCCTTTTGACAATAATGGTTTTGGGGATATTGTTATTTCTGAAGATGGCACAAAATGGCTGGGGTCTTATGAATTTGGTCTTATTGGTTTTTCAAATACAGGAAATACCCAAATAAAAAATTTAGCGACCGAAGAGCAAAATATGCCTACAGAATATGTGAAAGCGTTGGCTCTTGATAATAGAAATAACTTGTGGATAGGAACCCTTGAAGGTCTTCGCGTTTTGTTTAATACTTCGAATTTTTTCGAAGATGAAAACACAAGGGTTGAGAACATTATAATCGAAGAAGATGGTATTGCCAAGGAACTTCTATTTCAACAATTTATAACCGATATAAAGGTAGATGGATCCAACAATAAATGGGTAGGAACAGCAGACTCTGGTCTATTCTACTTTTCTCCAAATGGACAAAATACCATTTTCCATTTCACAAAAAACAACTCTCCATTACCTTCTGATGCCATAAATGACATATCGCTAGACGATGCAAATGGCATAGTCTATATAGCAACGAGCAAGGGCCTTGTTTCTTTTAAATCTGGAGGGTCAAATCCTTTTGAGGATCTCACCAACGCCTATGCCTATCCAAACCCTGTAAGGCCTGGTTTTAATATTGTTGATGATAGAGTAAAAATCAAGGATATTTCAGAAAATGTAAATATTAAAATAACGGATATAGAAGGTAACTTAGTTGCCGAAGCTCAATCTAGAGTGAATCAGCGCTACAGAGGTTTCAATCTCGAGATAGATGGTGGCACCGCTTTCTGGAATGGTAAAAACCTCGCTAATAATGTAGTAGCTTCGGGTGTGTATTTAATAATGCTTTCCGACTTAGACACCTTAGAAACTAGAGTCATTAAATTAATGGTCGTAAGGTAA
- a CDS encoding regulatory protein RecX, which produces MQQAKKTYTVQEATRALERYCVYQERCHQEVRRKLQDMHMIPEAIDVIIVHLLEHNFLNEERFAKTFVRGKFNMKRWGRSRLTFELKKKDISKVNISQALREIEETDYIEVFNDLAEKKAASLKETNKYKKRKKLIDYLLYRGWESHLVYEKANEIIP; this is translated from the coding sequence ATGCAGCAAGCAAAAAAAACATATACCGTACAAGAGGCTACTAGAGCATTAGAGCGCTATTGCGTGTATCAAGAACGGTGTCATCAAGAAGTTAGGCGAAAATTACAGGATATGCACATGATTCCTGAAGCCATAGATGTGATAATAGTACATCTGCTAGAGCATAACTTTCTTAACGAAGAACGTTTTGCCAAAACATTTGTTCGAGGTAAGTTTAATATGAAGCGTTGGGGACGCAGTCGATTAACTTTTGAACTTAAGAAAAAAGACATAAGCAAAGTTAATATAAGTCAAGCACTTAGAGAAATAGAAGAAACGGATTACATCGAGGTTTTCAATGATTTAGCCGAAAAAAAGGCAGCATCTCTTAAAGAGACCAACAAATATAAAAAACGAAAGAAATTAATCGACTATCTGCTGTATAGAGGCTGGGAATCACATTTAGTATACGAAAAAGCCAACGAAATTATACCCTAA
- a CDS encoding cupin-like domain-containing protein has translation MKLNLQDIPRVKTITKADFIKHYFKPQKPVVIERFIEDWPAYKKWNLDYIKQVAGDITVPLYDDRPVDYKEGFNEPHAKMKMSDYVDLLKREPTKYRIFLWNILKEIPQLQKDFKFPDFGLRLMKVIPMLFFGGEDSHTFMHYDIDLANIFHFHFEGKKQCILFNQEQTPYLYKIPHSLITREDIDFKNPDFEKWPALQKAKGYVTELNHGEILYMPEGYWHYMRYITPGFSMSLRAVARNPKNLGKAVFNIFLMRHYDNMMRRLKGQDWIDWKNNQAISRTHAKNDIRV, from the coding sequence TTGAAACTGAATCTACAGGATATCCCAAGGGTAAAAACCATTACCAAAGCGGATTTCATTAAACATTATTTCAAACCACAAAAACCTGTGGTTATTGAGCGTTTTATTGAAGATTGGCCTGCTTATAAAAAGTGGAATTTAGATTATATTAAGCAGGTTGCAGGCGATATTACGGTACCATTATACGACGACCGACCTGTAGACTACAAAGAAGGTTTTAATGAGCCGCATGCCAAAATGAAAATGAGTGATTATGTGGATTTATTAAAACGTGAACCCACAAAATACCGAATTTTCCTTTGGAATATTTTAAAAGAGATTCCGCAATTACAAAAAGATTTTAAATTCCCCGATTTCGGACTTCGGCTCATGAAAGTGATTCCCATGTTGTTTTTTGGCGGTGAAGATTCCCATACTTTCATGCATTATGATATCGATTTAGCTAATATTTTCCATTTTCATTTTGAAGGTAAAAAGCAATGCATTCTTTTCAATCAAGAACAAACACCTTACTTATATAAAATCCCCCACTCCTTAATTACCAGAGAGGATATAGATTTTAAAAACCCTGATTTTGAAAAGTGGCCAGCACTACAAAAAGCCAAAGGCTATGTTACGGAGTTGAACCATGGAGAAATTTTATATATGCCAGAAGGTTATTGGCACTATATGCGCTACATCACACCAGGGTTTTCAATGAGTTTAAGAGCCGTTGCTAGAAATCCAAAAAATTTGGGCAAAGCGGTTTTCAATATCTTTTTAATGCGCCATTACGATAATATGATGCGACGATTAAAAGGTCAGGATTGGATCGATTGGAAAAACAACCAAGCCATAAGTAGAACGCATGCAAAAAATGATATTAGGGTATAA
- a CDS encoding sugar-transfer associated ATP-grasp domain-containing protein, translating to MRRFENVGRIKVFLKDKEKKNILKIIKELLVLLRSKKEIPYYYFKHIYKKKITNYLDYLSTKEVVAIGSSKRLHKPEYVKIFESKLTFALFCESESIQSPQLIGYNLGKTFHSGDEQASISSKDEFYSFLKNIFKSFNVNAVFFRPHSEFGGKGCFKLTKDFSYTEADIAFKKFNEYDYVFTECIEQHEAINKIHRKSINTLRFISLITSDDNIKILCAFMRFGIGNNIVDNASSGGFFVGIDKDKGTLDANGLYMLEYGGNEILEHPDSGFKFEGFKIPYYNEACELIINSVKKIPNRFIGWDIAITNQGPTIIEANSDPHIFLSDYAYGGLLKDQDMQDLIAELKSEEPYLF from the coding sequence ATGAGGCGTTTCGAAAATGTAGGTAGGATTAAGGTATTCCTGAAAGACAAAGAGAAGAAAAACATCTTAAAAATCATAAAGGAACTATTGGTGCTTCTAAGAAGCAAAAAAGAGATACCTTACTATTATTTTAAGCATATATACAAAAAGAAAATAACCAATTACCTTGATTATCTTAGCACAAAAGAAGTAGTGGCTATTGGTAGCAGCAAGAGACTTCATAAACCAGAGTATGTAAAAATATTTGAAAGCAAATTAACTTTTGCACTATTTTGTGAATCTGAATCCATACAAAGCCCTCAATTAATTGGATATAACTTGGGCAAAACATTCCATTCTGGAGATGAACAGGCTTCGATTAGTTCAAAAGATGAATTCTACAGCTTTTTAAAAAACATATTCAAATCTTTCAATGTTAATGCAGTATTTTTTAGACCTCATTCTGAGTTTGGAGGCAAAGGGTGTTTCAAGTTAACCAAAGATTTCTCATATACAGAAGCAGATATTGCTTTTAAGAAATTCAATGAATACGATTATGTTTTTACCGAATGTATAGAGCAACATGAAGCGATTAATAAAATTCATAGAAAGTCGATTAACACACTTCGGTTCATCTCATTAATTACCTCTGATGATAACATTAAGATACTTTGTGCCTTTATGCGTTTTGGTATAGGTAATAATATTGTAGATAACGCTTCCTCAGGAGGTTTTTTTGTTGGTATAGATAAGGATAAGGGAACTCTAGATGCTAACGGCCTTTATATGTTGGAATATGGCGGAAATGAAATATTAGAACACCCGGATAGCGGTTTTAAATTCGAAGGTTTTAAAATACCTTATTACAATGAAGCATGTGAGCTCATAATCAATTCAGTAAAAAAAATACCCAACAGATTTATTGGTTGGGATATTGCTATAACTAATCAAGGCCCTACAATTATTGAAGCCAATTCCGATCCTCATATTTTTCTTAGCGATTATGCTTATGGAGGTCTATTGAAAGACCAAGATATGCAAGATTTAATAGCAGAATTAAAAAGTGAAGAACCTTATTTGTTTTGA
- the bioB gene encoding biotin synthase BioB, with protein sequence MSETRHNWTKEEILDIYNKPLMELLYEAATVHRKNHDPNVVQVSTLLSIKTGGCSEDCGYCPQAARYHTDIEGNDLMSVQQVKAQALRAKAGGSSRVCMGAAWRNVKDGEEFDDVLEMVRTINKLDMEVCCTLGMITENQAKRLAEAGLYAYNHNLDSSEEYYKEVISTRGYQDRLDTIDNVRKTNVTVCSGGIIGMGENLDDRAGMLVALSTLNPQPESTPINALVAVEGTPLEDQKPVSIWDMVRMVATTRIVMPETQVRLSAGRTQMTREGQAMCFFAGANSIFAGDKLLTTPNPDVNEDMEMFALLGLEPQKPFTKKVQPKTVEAQDSQFESLGEKPKWTRPEHKIERNEAAKEKAKALK encoded by the coding sequence ATGAGTGAGACAAGACACAATTGGACTAAGGAAGAGATTCTAGATATTTACAACAAACCTTTAATGGAATTACTTTATGAAGCGGCTACGGTTCATAGAAAAAACCATGACCCTAACGTTGTGCAAGTAAGTACCTTATTGTCCATTAAAACAGGTGGTTGTAGTGAAGATTGTGGGTATTGTCCGCAAGCCGCTCGTTATCATACAGATATTGAAGGTAATGATTTAATGAGTGTGCAGCAAGTTAAAGCACAAGCCTTGAGAGCTAAAGCAGGAGGAAGCTCTCGTGTTTGTATGGGAGCAGCTTGGCGTAATGTAAAAGATGGTGAGGAGTTTGATGATGTATTAGAAATGGTTCGCACTATCAATAAACTCGATATGGAGGTATGCTGTACTTTGGGTATGATAACCGAAAACCAAGCAAAACGTCTAGCCGAAGCAGGTTTATATGCTTACAATCATAATTTAGATTCATCTGAAGAATATTATAAAGAAGTCATTTCTACCAGAGGATACCAAGATAGATTGGATACTATAGATAACGTTAGAAAAACTAACGTAACGGTTTGTAGTGGAGGTATTATTGGTATGGGAGAGAACCTAGACGATAGAGCAGGGATGTTAGTGGCTCTATCAACATTAAATCCGCAGCCCGAGTCAACACCAATCAACGCTTTGGTTGCTGTCGAAGGTACGCCATTAGAAGACCAAAAGCCAGTTTCAATCTGGGATATGGTACGCATGGTGGCAACGACTAGAATAGTGATGCCAGAAACACAAGTGCGTTTAAGTGCTGGTCGAACTCAAATGACTAGAGAAGGCCAGGCGATGTGTTTCTTTGCTGGTGCAAATTCTATTTTTGCTGGAGATAAACTGCTTACTACTCCTAACCCCGATGTAAATGAGGATATGGAAATGTTTGCATTACTTGGTTTAGAACCTCAAAAACCGTTCACTAAAAAAGTACAGCCAAAAACGGTAGAAGCTCAAGATTCTCAATTTGAGAGTTTAGGCGAAAAGCCAAAATGGACTCGTCCTGAACATAAGATTGAGCGTAACGAAGCCGCTAAAGAAAAGGCAAAGGCTCTAAAGTAA
- the recO gene encoding DNA repair protein RecO — MLTATKAIVLSKIKYKDYDLIVKCYTEQYGILSFIIKGVLRSKKGNAKAAYYQLLSNLQLVIQYKNNRSLQTIKETKPNYIYSNLHSNVLKSSIVMFLAEILSSALQEEEQNETLFSYIETTLLWLDSHSDYANFHLLFLLNLTKYLGFYPDTSNIECDFFNLNEGIFEFEKTNKYCISGDNLTLLKTLLGTTFDKLSNVKINSQQRQSFLNMILLYFELHLGNFKHPKSLKIFNQVFN, encoded by the coding sequence ATGCTAACCGCTACTAAAGCCATTGTTTTATCTAAAATAAAATATAAAGATTACGATCTTATCGTAAAATGCTATACAGAACAATACGGCATATTGAGCTTTATAATTAAAGGGGTTTTAAGAAGTAAAAAAGGGAATGCTAAAGCAGCGTATTATCAATTATTATCCAATTTACAACTTGTTATTCAATACAAAAACAATCGTTCGCTTCAAACCATTAAAGAAACTAAACCAAATTACATTTATTCTAATTTACATTCCAATGTCCTGAAAAGTTCTATTGTGATGTTTTTGGCAGAAATTCTATCTAGTGCTTTACAGGAGGAAGAACAAAACGAGACGTTATTTAGCTATATCGAAACAACCCTGTTATGGCTGGATTCACATTCAGACTATGCAAACTTTCATTTACTGTTTTTATTAAACCTTACCAAATATCTAGGATTCTACCCAGACACAAGTAACATAGAATGTGATTTCTTTAACCTCAATGAGGGAATATTTGAATTTGAAAAAACTAATAAATATTGCATTTCGGGCGATAATTTAACACTCTTAAAAACACTCTTAGGCACAACATTTGATAAACTTTCTAATGTAAAGATCAATTCACAACAAAGACAGTCGTTTTTAAATATGATTTTGCTATATTTTGAACTACATTTGGGTAATTTTAAACACCCAAAGTCGCTAAAAATATTTAATCAGGTTTTTAATTAA